The sequence below is a genomic window from Plectropomus leopardus isolate mb unplaced genomic scaffold, YSFRI_Pleo_2.0 unplaced_scaffold28822, whole genome shotgun sequence.
acacacacacactctctctctctctctctctgtccccacAGGAGGACATTTACACCAGTTTCTTGGCCTCGAAGAAGCTCTTGAGGTGTCTCATCTGCCAGATGCCGATGGCGACCAGGATGAGCGTCTGGACGATGGACCACCAGAGGACGCGCTGGTTAGTGCTCTCGCTGGTCTGACGGAAACGCTCCTCGCGGTACTgagagaggacacacagacggacacGTCAACAACACGTCCCACAGCTGGCAGTCAAGACGAGAACACGACAGAATGGAAACAACTTCCTTCAtctccaaaaaaaaggaaaaaagaaaatggtgaaaacatttttgtgcatcTTCTGAagataaatttgtaaaaaaaaatatttggataCATGTCCCTTTaacttttggtaattttttgggaaaagtgcagttttagtatctgacactgcacaaaaaatgtatataatgtctaaaaatgaatgccgctgctgatcactgacatctcccactttgtatgcaatATATTGaacataattcatttttgtgccttttcaCCTTAAAACATAAcggcaaaatgacaaaagtctggcatttaaagggttaaaattaggaaaattaatgaatatttcatatttatgattaggactgatgtcgcttaaaaattaacttaatgaaagttgaaaaatcaagaaaacaagaaaatatctttttatagcctgattttgaaaagtgtgtgtaaaatgaactgtcacacacacacacacacacacacacacactgaccctcTGGTAGTTCTGCTCCTTCTGGATCTGGTCCACCTGCTCCACCAGCTGTCGGACTCTCAGCTGCAGCTCCGTCAGTTTGTCTTTGGCGGCGATCTCGGCGTAGTTGTTGGCGTGTTCTCCGACCTGAATGTCCAGGTGAACCCTCTGAAACCCAACGGGGAACGAGCTCAACGCTGAGTCACTTAacgacacacactgacagacgcTGCTGTCACACACCTCAAACACTCAACATTAATACGATCGcagtaaagaaaatgtaaatccAGTCAAACAGAAGAATATTAGCTTTGAGCAAACGGAGTTCCTGCTGGGAGCGTTTCGATGTGAGCAAATATTCGTGGTTATAATCTGAAGCTTGTACAGAACGTTCAGCAGAGAAACTGGAGGAAACATCAAACGATAAAGGACAGAAACGTTCGTGTCGTCGGTGGAGGAactttgcaaaaacagaaacgCGCACGAGCGCCTCCTCACCAGCATGCCGCCGGCGAACAGGGAGAACTTGGAGGAGTTGGAGTGCAGACAGATCTGATGCtctccaggtgtgtgtgaggtgaaGGTGAACCTCCCCTCAGAGCCGTACTGTCGGGACAGGATCACctgcaggagacacacacacacacacacacacacacagttacacactgatgatgatgatgatggtgatggtgatgatggtggtggtgatggtgatgatggtggtggtggtggtgatgatgatgatgatgatgatgatgatgatgatggtggtggtggtgatgatgatggtgatggtgatggtgatgatggtgatggtgatgatggtaatggtgatgatgatggtgatggtgatgatggtaatggtgatgatggtggtggtgatgatggtaatggtgatgatggtggtggtggtgatgatggtaatggtgatgatggtaatggtgatgatggtaatggtgatgatggtggtggtggtgatgatggtaatggtgatgatggtaatggtgatgatggtggtggtgatgatggtaatggtgatgatggtaatggtgatgatggtggtggtggtgatgatggtaatggtgatgatggtaatggtgatgatggtggtggtggtgatggtggtatTTTAGGTTTCTGCTCACCTTGTCATCAGGATCTTTGACCTCCACGAACATCCCCAGACCCTGAGTGGCCGGCAGGtactcctctctctgtttgtcgTACAGCTGAGTGCGATAGttacctgcagacagacacacaggtgcGTCACGCTTCGACCTTTCACTTCATCATCAGGTCTTCACTTCAGCACTAAATCCAGAGCTTTAGTCCAGATCTCGAGCCTTTGTAGGTCACACGTCACACTGACGCGCGTCATTATTGTGATGTGAACGATAAGGACAGAGGTTCTCAGGTTCCCTCCAGCAACGctccttaaaaatgtatttttacaaaaatcacGAGCAAAGTCTAAGAACAGGCGAAGACACAAAGACGGTGCAGCTGTTCAAGTCTACGAATAAAATAAAGAGGCGCACAGTCGTGGTTAAATGAGTCAGCTGCTGCCTTCGCTTCTGCGCAGTCTGTTTGCAGGAGCCTTAAAAAGCTCCGTGCAGGATGTTCTCGTCACTTCCTGTTAATGTCGGCGCTCTGACTCAT
It includes:
- the tmed9 gene encoding transmembrane emp24 domain-containing protein 9 translates to MVSAVRMRSCLLSVFLLNVFYSAVSSLYFHIGETEKKCFIEEIPDETMIIGNYRTQLYDKQREEYLPATQGLGMFVEVKDPDDKVILSRQYGSEGRFTFTSHTPGEHQICLHSNSSKFSLFAGGMLRVHLDIQVGEHANNYAEIAAKDKLTELQLRVRQLVEQVDQIQKEQNYQRYREERFRQTSESTNQRVLWWSIVQTLILVAIGIWQMRHLKSFFEAKKLV